Proteins found in one Anopheles aquasalis chromosome 3, idAnoAquaMG_Q_19, whole genome shotgun sequence genomic segment:
- the LOC126574692 gene encoding uncharacterized protein LOC126574692: MKVLVVLSAVLCVALAKDQPKKAIVYLNGNAGVTGNVTISQPSCTEPVFIEINAVGLTPGKHGFHIHEKGDLTDGCASTGGHYNPDKVSHGAPNDQVRHVGDLGNIVADENGIAKTSYSDTVVSLYGARSVIGRAIVIHAEVDDLGKTNHPDSLKTGNAGGRVACGVIGILAPFEEAEEECSSGQPALVFPAFTIFASFCAARMLAA, encoded by the exons ATGAAGGTGCTAGTCGTTCTATCCGCCGTGCTGTGCGTCGCGCTGGCTAAG GATCAGCCGAAGAAAGCCATCGTGTACCTGAATGGTAATGCCGGCGTGACCGGTAACGTGACAATCTCGCAGCCCTCGTGCACCGAACCCGTGTTCATCGAGATCAATGCCGTGGGACTGACGCCAGGCAAGCATGGATTCCACATCCACGAGAAGGGAGATCTGACCGACGGATGTgccagcaccggtggccattaCAACCCGGACAAG GTTAGCCACGGTGCACCGAACGATCAGGTGCGTCACGTTGGAGATCTGGGCAACATTGTGGCCGACGAGAACGGTATCGCCAAAACGTCCTACTCCGATACCGTCGTGTCGCTGTACGGTGCCCGTAGCGTGATCGGCCGTGCGATCGTCATTCACGCCGAAGTTGACGATCTGggaaaaaccaaccatccgGACTCGCTGAAAACCGGAAACGCCGGTGGACGCGTCGCCTGCGGTGTGATCGGAATTCT TGCGCCGTTCGAGGAGGCTGAGGAAGAGTGTAGCAGCGGCCAACCGGCGTTAGTCTTTCCGGCGTTCACGATATTCGCGTCATTCTGCGCTGCTCGCATGCTGGCCGCCTAA
- the LOC126575790 gene encoding 23 kDa integral membrane protein: protein MKSKVMDNLRARFNSCGTTTIKYLLFVFNLIFAISGLILLIAGIVVLVDVNDYQHFVQDRLMAPPVVLIVVGSFIFLVASLGCYGAIKESPKLLNAFAVFLLIVFIIEVAVAIAAIAFKTDLQDALRKQLDKSIARHNNADMMAWDSVHKKMMCCGIQGPKDWYDNLNKTMPASCCKPDLIEPDTNDCKNALPLFMDRYYQEGCLMKLEDHFSKNAVVLIAVGFAIAIFQLLGVFFACWLSTSVKRSHA from the exons ATGAAGTCTAAAGTAATGGATAACCTACGGGCACGGTTCAACTCGTGCGGCACGACGACCATAAAGTatttgctgtttgtgtttAATCTCATATTTGCG ATTTCAGGATTAATCCTGCTGATCGCCGGTATCGTAGTGTTGGTAGATGTCAACGACTATCAACACTTCGTGCAGGACCGCCTCATGGCCCCACCGGTGGTTTTAATCGTCGTCGGATCGTTCATATTTCTCGTCGCTTCACTCGGTTGCTACGGGGCGATCAAGGAGTCACCGAAACTGTTGAACGCATTCGCGGTGTTCCTGCTGATAGTGTTCATCATTGAGGTGGCTGTTGCGATTGCGGCCATTGCCTTCAAGACCGATCTTCAGGATGCGCTGAGAAAGCAGCTGGACAAGTCTATTGCGCGGCACAACAACGCTGACATGATGGCTTGGGATAGCGTGCATAAGAAGATGATGTGCTGCGGAATTCAGGGACCGAAGGATTGGTACGACAATCTGAACAAAACGATGCCCGCTAGCTGCTGCAAGCCCGATCTGATTGAGCCGGACACCAACGATTGCAAGAACGCACTGCCGCTTTTCATGGATCGCTACTATCAG GAAGGATGTCTGATGAAGCTGGAGGATCATTTCTCGAAGAATGCCGTTGTACTGATTGCCGTCGGATTCGCTattgccattttccagctgttgggtgtgttttttgcttgctggctgtcAACATCAGTAAAAAGAAGCCACGCTTAA